One window from the genome of Crassostrea angulata isolate pt1a10 chromosome 2, ASM2561291v2, whole genome shotgun sequence encodes:
- the LOC128174103 gene encoding type-2 ice-structuring protein-like, with product MITFKPVFICCILCMNVKICRSAMRTLQVEHIFNNKIVLDNLLAEYSDFSRTLCSTVCSQENCECFGFNSVTETCRIHYFCRPDNILLNESGWKYYRSRTGWETFINSEYFVGLDAVTWNEAKGNCTIKGTKLVEVESSEENTFILTMAVKMTKSVWLGGTDHQVEGKWVWQSTNSELSYSAWEKISGQPNNLNNQDCLCLDRSLGFAWSDRECWIRYQYFCERELFTDS from the exons ATGATTACTTTCAAACCTGTATTCATATGTTGCATACTCTGCATGAATGTAAAAATATGCCGTTCGGCAATGCGAACATTACAGGTAGAACATATCTTTAACAATAAAATCGTGTTGGATAATCTACTAGCAGAATACAGCGACTTCTCGCGTACGCTATGTTCCACTGTTTGTTCTCAAGAAAACTGTGAGTGTTTCGGTTTCAACTCAGTCACAGAAACATGTCGAATTCACTACTTTTGTAGACCagataatatattgttaaatgaatCAGGATGGAAATATTACAGATCTAGAACAG GATGGGAAACATTTATAAACTCTGAATACTTTGTGGGCTTAGATGCTGTTACGTGGAATGAGGCCAAG GGGAACTGTACGATAAAGGGGACAAAATTAGTTGAAGTTGAATCTTCTGAAGAAAACACTTTTATTTTAACTATGGCTGTAAAAATGACAA AAAGCGTTTGGCTGGGAGGAACCGACCATCAGGTAGAGGGAAAATGGGTGTGGCAGTCGACCAACTCTGAGCTCTCATACAGCGCTTGGGAGAAGATATCTGGACAACCGAATAACTTAAACAACCAGGACTGTCTCTGTCTTGACCGAAGTCTCGGCTTTGCCTGGAGTGACAGGGAATGTTGGATACGGTATCAATATTTCTGCGAAAGGGAGCTTTTTACAGACTCATAA